In Quercus robur chromosome 11, dhQueRobu3.1, whole genome shotgun sequence, the following proteins share a genomic window:
- the LOC126706915 gene encoding peroxidase 7-like, whose translation MQSSTSFLFVFLVLYLLSAFAHPGEGEDYLKVHKLPATLPYEDVLSFAYYYQKCPEAEAIINQKVKEWINKDYTLAASLIRLHFHDCSVRGCDGSILLNHEGSERKAGVSKTLRGFEVIDDIKAEIEKKCPKTVSCADILAAAARDATVSAGGPYWMVPYGRKDGLVSLAKEAQLVPMGHEDITSLVEFYQSKGLSVLDLAILSGAHTIGRATCGSIQDRLFNYSGTGKPDPSLDAQYLNYLKRKCRWSSDYVDLDATTPKTFDSEYYSNLPKKMGLLSTDEKLYTDPRTAPLVNALAYQPSLFFYQFGVSMAKLGNVQCLLGNEGEIRTNCNFVNSKY comes from the exons ATGCAGTCCTCAACTTCATTTCTGTTTGTCTTCCTTGTTCTTTACCTGTTATCGGCATTTGCCCACCCTGGAGAAGGTGAAGATTACTTGAAGGTTCACAAGTTGCCGGCAACCTTGCCTTATGAAGATGTCCTTTCCTTTGCTTATTATTATCAGAAATGTCCAGAAGCTGAAGCCATTATTAACCAGAAAGTAAAAGAATGGATTAACAAAGATTACACCCTTGCTGCCAGTCTTATTAGGTTGCACTTTCATGACTGCTCTGTTAGG GGATGTGATGGTTCCATTCTTTTGAACCATGAGGGGAGTGAAAGGAAGGCTGGTGTCAGCAAGACATTGAGAGGGTTCGAAGTGATTGATGATATCAAAGCAGAGATTGAGAAGAAGTGCCCTAAAACAGTCTCTTGTGCAGATATTCTAGCAGCAGCTGCTAGGGATGCCACTGTTTCGGCTGGAGGTCCCTATTGGATGGTCCCATATGGAAGGAAAGATGGGCTAGTTTCTCTTGCCAAAGAAGCCCAATTGGTGCCAATGGGTCACGAAGACATTACTTCTCTGGTTGAGTTTTACCAATCCAAGGGTTTGAGTGTGCTGGATTTGGCCATTCTTTCAG GGGCACACACCATTGGAAGGGCCACATGTGGTTCCATACAAGACAGGCTCTTTAACTACAGTGGCACTGGCAAACCAGATCCATCCCTCGATGCACAATATTTGAACTACTTGAAGAGAAAATGCAGATGGTCCTCGGACTATGTTGACCTTGATGCTACAACCCCAAAGACTTTTGATTCTGAATATTATTCTAATCTTCCAAAGAAGATGGGACTCTTATCCACAGATGAAAAGTTGTACACTGATCCAAGGACTGCACCTCTTGTTAATGCATTGGCTTACCAACCATCTCTCTTTTTCTACCAGTTTGGGGTGTCCATGGCAAAGCTTGGGAATGTGCAATGCCTCCTTGGGAATGAAGGCGAAATCCGAACCAATTGCAATTTTGTCAACTCCAAATACTAA